The Cicer arietinum cultivar CDC Frontier isolate Library 1 chromosome 1, Cicar.CDCFrontier_v2.0, whole genome shotgun sequence genome contains the following window.
AGACGACtatagtaaaacaaaatataacatcATCAAAATATAGAATCGATTTTGAGTGACAAAGTACATTCATAACGAGCTAAATCTATGAAACCATTTATCATCTATCTACTTACCATGGTTGATTGAAATTGCGAAAAAGATATATGAGATTCGAAGAAGTTAGGGTAAGAAACACAGATACTGCGCTAATAACCTTGTCAAAGGAAAAACGTAAAAGCAGggtttttctttatatattatcTCCGAAACCCTAATGGAACCGtatctcttttttatttggGCTTACACAGGATCTCTTTCTTATTTGGGCTTTACACATCATCTCTTTTTTATTTGGGCTTACACAGGATCTCTTTCTTATTCGGCCTTTACACGTATCTCTTATTGTATTTGGGCTTTACAAGGGTGCTGCTATTTGCACCTTTTTTACGATGCGTTAGATTCAATTAATACTtgacttaattttattatttgaccgtttacatttattttacatttcaaATTGGTCACTTACATTCGTATAACATATTAGTCACAAAGTTGGTTTATTGTTttacttcaaaatatttttgttttagtttacaacactttgtgttgtttataaataaagttCAACATAAAGACACGAACCTTGTTCTTAAATGAGTCttaataaactaatttaatcattttagttCATAATAAACTTATCTAATGACTACTAATGTTTCTTCTTCCTTTataatgaacttattaaattaGTTACTTGGTTCTTTAAACAttatctaatataatatataatatcttTTTATCATTATTGAGAATTGtgacaattaatttaattcaatagAGCTCGAACAATACATCTTTAATAATTGTTCATTTCAAAtgaacttttataatttattattattattattattattattattattattattattattattattacaaaatgtaaataaataagaaCACATCTTTGATTTCATCAAAAAGTTAAGTACGTGTTTTAGATCCTGATGATCTAAAGCTTCTACTCtgtatttatcaataaaaatttggTAAGGATATAAAGTAAGAAGAGTAAAAGGTCTATTTTGATCATTAAAAATTTCTTGAATACTTATTTAGtcattgagaaaaataaaaagcacttttttagtttataagaaaaataaatcggtttaaattaatctttatgtgaatatttagaaaaatgagtttttttttttaacttgtctGGTGACTCATCAAAATTGATATTTCCACTtgtaatttctattaaaaaaatagacaattagGTAATTGAACATGATTTAAAATAGACAATTAAGTATAtgacaataattaaatgaaCAATTTAGTCCATACAGTATCCTGCATGAACAATACCTGAAATTGCACCCACAAAAATGCGAGCAGGAAAAACAATAATGCACCTTGAGAAACGCAAGGGCGAACAAGAAAAATGTGGGAGTGGAGAAGAAAACgcaatttataaaacaaacgAGAGAGACGACGAAAGTCACACTTTTAGAATTGCAAAACACTATGAAGTCAAAATGGTTTCTATCTTATACccgatttatttttcttatagacTAAGAgtgcttttaatttttttttaaggactAAATTGGGCATCTCATAAATTTTTATGGACCAAAATGAGTTTTTAATAGAGTAAGAATTATGCGGTAGTAGTAGACTGATAATGAAAATGTGCAACTAGAGCATAAGTAAGTCTCGAATTAGGCATTAGGTAGGACTCcaaattttatttgtagtatACCATGATAAGGCCCAAAATTTTGATTATTGTATATCCTAACCTTTGAGAAATTGCATTaataactttgattttgtgCATTGAacactctaaaattttatatttgcatGTTATGCTTATAATAAATATCCAGTTTTTCCACCACTACGTAAGTATTTCAGAGTGGCAATAAAACCTATAAGTTTCACTACATGAACTTTGATGttagaattttataattttagtgtttaatttttatatacaacCAATATATCTATAAACACTTAAACAAACAAAGTTGTAATCAGAATTTTACCTCaacaaaactcatattttatcttttattcatgcAAAACTTTGTTAATTAGTTCCATCCTCACATCgttttgtttttcatataaACTATATGTATTGCAAAACTTTTTAATTGTCCTCTTAATATTTGATtgacaaatatattttcttaataagtaTGCTTACAAGGTCATACGTATTTTGTTAGATTTACATAGTATTAAGACAATCTAATTTGTGGATACATATAACtctataattatttaaaaatataacatgttTTATTAGagaaataattatattcaaCAATGATGTTGTAAAACGTGAAATTTTTCCAACCTTAATAGAACGAATTGCAAATTCGAATTTATACTAACTTAAAAGATCAacttagaaattttaaattataggggaaccaaaattaaaactcaaaataaatataagagattaaatatgaaatttgataaaaatatcaattatcgTGTCACATTGCATATAAAACatgagaaataaaatgaaacatAAGAGATCAAATATGAAAATAAGCTATTTATTTTTTGCTAGTTGGTCTAATATAAAATACCTAATAAccaaataaattgattttgtcatGTATTATATTAGAATAATGTATCTTCTGATCATTCTTATAGTGTTATTAAGATGTAAAAATACtgtgaataataaatttacaatattttattttttggggtAATAAAAcgatgatatatatatatatatatagagagagagagagataaatTCACTTTGAATGACTAATTTAAAAGGTGTAACATTATGAAACATTCgaaattatctttttaaattttattaattataaagacgtaattgatatatatacacaatttaaaagattaaataatGTTTCACttcaaatattattcaaaattgaaaatataaaaaaaaagtactaaGTATATTTCTTTAATCTAAATCCGAATTTACCGTGGAGTGAATATCGTTTCATACATGCCATGGTATATACGAATAGAAtggttttataaaaatatctctaGAATGCAAGTGCTAGACCAAAGGTCAAACAATCcaatctctaaaaaaatatagataaataatatataaaatagtgaatttagttgtgaatatataatatagcaaattatttatagattttcatctattttaattgataaatataagaGTTAATATTTGTCTTGACTCAAATTTAAATccaattgtaaaattaattggttaaattttattataatatatatttcaagTGTCTAAATAAATTGGGCCAATCTTACAAAAATgacaactatttaaaaataaatatatgaataatttttaaaaaaatcataataatttaatatcacGACTTATAATAACGTGTtcgtatatttatttttctattttactcGGCGGATATatgtagaaataaaaaaacaaaatatatttacacTATAAACCCCACCCTAAGTAGAAGATATTCTAAAGGCAGCAAAAAAATATTACGAAGTCCATAGTTTCGACCACCAGGAGCTTTGGCAGTCATGCAGAATAAACTCACATACTAAATTACAATTTCATAgtaatatgttattttaaaatatttcaatttaaattttatatagaaaatGGTGTAACTAAAATTGGTATTACTTAATGAGTAtcctttaattatatataattaatatagaagatataaatctatatttaaataatgtatgaaattaaataaaattgtaaaagaaaccatgttgttaaagaaaaatttataaataaacaagATACTAAAACTGTTAATTTATTcacctaaataaaaaaaaaacaaaattgtgaACTTTTATATTGTGGTAtagatttataataatttaatcgaagaaaaagaaatcaaaattcAGATATAATTTCATTTGGGCTTTAAATGATCTGGCCCAATGTATCGTCGGGCTCAAAATCAATCGCTTAAACTAGGCCttagaaaaaaaactaaactagGGTTTGCTTCGTATATATTTAAACTAACAAAAACCTCACCCGGTACCCTGAATCGGAGGCGACAGATTTCAACCAGAGAAAATGGTTTCATTCAAGGTATAGcatatcaaattttgatttttcttttctagtTTGATAAATGAACTTTGATTTTCGTTGGTTGGTTATTTCTGTTGATTCGTTTTAGTTTTCGTACtgatgtttatttttctttgattttgcaGTACCATCAGTACCAGGTCGTCGGGAGAGCTCTTCCTACGGAATCCGATGAACACCCGAAGATTTATCGTATGAAGCTTTGGGCTACCAACGAAGTTCGTGCCAAGTCCAAGTTCTGGTAAAGAAAACAAATGCAATTATTTTTAACCCTATTTTCTGTTTTATtgattattctaattttttggCTTGTTATTAtctgtttattttgtttttgttagatCAGTAATGACATTTAAGATTTTGCTTCTTTAGGTTTCTGAATTCGAAGTTGATTTTTTCTGTTTTGGATCTTAATTAGGTATTTCTTGAGGAAGCTGAAGAAGGTGAAGAAGAGCAACGGCCAAGTCCTTGCTATCAATGAGGTAAGAACAACTATGATATTGGTAGTTTTAAATTTCTGGATTTGATATTTTGGCACTGAATATGTTGAAAACAACTATGATATTTTGTTCGAACAGTTACAATTTGTTTGTATGTTTCTATTCGCATCAGTTTTCTGCCGCTGTTAGAGAAAGTTTAGTACTTGTTATGTATCTAGGAAAATTGAAGGGATGATCACTGGAAAATTTCgtttttgatattaaaaaaatggaagTGTTTTTAACATAACAGGGTACACAAGTTTTGCAGGTTGgacattgttttaaatatttaatggcatataattcttattatttattagCTCTGAATCTATTGGCTTTTAAATTTTGTTCAGtctagttttaattttttcctgTGATTgctaattattttgaatgtttCATCGTAATGCGAtctttcttcttgatgttgtaTTGCTTTTATATTCCCAGAGTTTTCCATTAGGTAGATATTTTGCTGTTGTTGTTGATAATTAATTACATCCAAGTGAGCTTATTAATGAACATTTTTTTGCTTTCTTCTCTGATTGAAATTCAAAGTAATATATGTTACATTTCtatgtgaaatttttttaatgcacGTGTTTGTTTGTGTTTAAAAGTTGAATGTAGGTAGTTTATATGTTCTGAAAATAATACTGGTCAACTTTGTTTTAATGTTACCATTGCAATTAGTAGTTTCGTCCCTAGAGACATCAAAGTTGTGTACAACATGGGGTTTGGTGCTAGACTATATATGTGTCTAAACATGGTATTTAATCTCATTGAGGCTAATGTaagttttaacaaatattgGAATTTAACCATGATAGCCTCTGCAACTTCATTTGTTGTGTCCTCACTGTCTGGCAACAGTTTTTTCTGGATATATGctgtttatttaaaataaggtTCAAATATGTTCCATTGAACTACTTTCTTTGGTTATTGTGGAGTGTGTTATTTGAATTTGCACATGTTCACCATTTATTGAGAAATGGTATTTGGTTTTCAGATTTTTGAGAAGAACCCAACCAAGATTAAGAATTATGGTATATGGTTGAGGTACCAGAGTAGAACAGGCTACCACAACATGTACAAGGAGTTCCGTGATACCACTCTTAATGGAGCAGTTGATCTGATGTACAATGAGATGGCTTCACGTCACAGGGTTCGGTTCCCCTGCATTCAGATTATTAAGACTGCCACCATCCCCGCCAAGCTCTGCAAGAGGGAGAGTACCAAACAATTCCACAACTCCAAGATCAAGTTCCCCTTGGTTTTCAAGAAAATCAGACCACCATCAAGGAAGTTGAAGACCACATACAAGGCCAAAAAGCCCAATCTATTCATGTAATGTGTTTAGGTTGAGGAAAGTATCTAGGCTGTCTCGAAACATTCCCGATGTTTATCTTTTCCGTCTATTGCCAGATTTTGCTATGAGCATTTTTAGAATGTTGTTTTTGGATtctaatatttatgtttttgttggATATTATCTAAATCATTTTGAGTAGATTCTCAATgcatattttcttaaatttgaaatttataatattgactTCATTTGGAGGAGTAACTCCTCTCTAAACTAAATTACAACAGCATTGTTTGATTTATTAGAACCCTTGTAAATTGGATCAAATCTCGTTTATGTGATTCACGAATAAAATCTTCTATTTTTCAATGAAATGCAAAATTGTAGGCATGCTATCTCGAAACTTCGTTCTCTTTGTAATATGCTACCAACATGTCGAAATCACTGCATCCGTTAGTTTTTTCGTTTTTGAGGTCGCAACTGTCCTAAATACAAACGGTCAGGTTCGGATGGatatcctcttttttttttttttaatccccAAATACCCTACTCTGAAACAATATTTCCGGAATGCTCTACTTTTTCGTTCCCTAGTAGGGTATTtggggaataaaaaaaaaaaagatataaccGGTTGATATGCGGGTCACGGGTTGGGTTACCGGTTTCAATTTGTGAAGGATCGTGTTGCATTTTATCTCGGGTTTGTTGATATGCGGGTCATGGGTTGGGTTACCGGTTTCAATTTGTGAAGGATCGTGTTGCATGTACACTCTCCATTTACAGTTgaagagaagaaaaaggaaaacaaaaggaGGGTATTAGTGTCGCGACGATGGCGGCGGTCACGACTTCGAACAGAACCGTTGGTGGCGACGGCCACGACTTCGAACATAACCGGTGGCGGCGGCGGCCACAGCTTCGAACAGAACCGATGGTGGTGGCGGTGGTTTTGAACATAATCGATGGAGTTGGTGGAGGTGAGTGTATGAGTTGAGAGTGATGAAATGAGAATAGGGTTTTAGATTTTTAGTGAGAGTGATGAAATGAGATTAGGGTTTCAAATTTTTAGTGAGGTGGGTTTATTCTGAATTTGGGCCTATTTTTTCTGGATGGATAAAGGTATTTGAGTTTTTTGGACaacatagatattaaaatataatattattaatttgaaacgGACGGGTTTGGGTATCCGTGGTTTAAGAATTATGAATCGAACCCGTCTATTATAAATCATACAAACCCGTTTACGTTGACCTACGTACCCGCAGACCCGATCTTGCCCACCCGTTACAGAAACTGGGCCGCGAACGGTTCGGTTTATTTTGGGCCTCGGTTTTTTGTCCAGCCCTACTAAATACCCAATATCAAAGTCATCCATCCCATCAGAAATATACCAACAATAACTTCTAACGAAGGGCGGTGTTAAATAAGGTTAATTTCTTGCATTTCAACGGAAGTAAgctaccaaaaaaaaaactggTTGTCTCTCTAAGTTTCTTTGACAAAAAATAGATTCAAAATCTTTCTTTGTTATCCTAAAAACAAAGGCACAGAAGTTTATAGGGTGATTAGTATTCTTTTTGTGCCGGGCATTGACGAATGGACGTTTCTTTCTAGCATACAATGCATGttgctttttgttttttattgtttctttttaagTTTAGTAAACCACAAAAGAACACATGACAGTCTTCAAGATAAAGTGATTTAATTAGAATTTCCCTTATGATTCCCTTCGTTATCTTCACCTGCTGCTTGATTTGCCCCTAGATCatatctttttcaattttctattttcaccCCCACTTCTAATAGCTGGTAACTATTTAAGCAGCCCGCATATATATGAACTActttatatcaaataaattgttGCTGTTGACAAATTATGGAAAAGGAAACATGACTTATAGTAATCATATGCTAGTACTCTAATGTTTGCATATATCTGGCTAATCATCATTGTACTCCAATATTTGCCATCATAGTGTCTCCTATACAGAGGCAGTAGATCAAGAAATATAATTGTCTTTTATTTCCATGTTTGATTGTCAGGTTATAATTATATCATAATGCACAAACAATTGCATCCTTTGTTTGCATGCTGGCTAACATTGCATTAGAAGATGCTTGCAGTGCTTC
Protein-coding sequences here:
- the LOC101490317 gene encoding large ribosomal subunit protein eL20 → MVSFKYHQYQVVGRALPTESDEHPKIYRMKLWATNEVRAKSKFWYFLRKLKKVKKSNGQVLAINEIFEKNPTKIKNYGIWLRYQSRTGYHNMYKEFRDTTLNGAVDLMYNEMASRHRVRFPCIQIIKTATIPAKLCKRESTKQFHNSKIKFPLVFKKIRPPSRKLKTTYKAKKPNLFM